From one Bacteroides fragilis NCTC 9343 genomic stretch:
- a CDS encoding 6-bladed beta-propeller, translating into MKHMSLLLIGVFVLLGCSSNKKQEPISKSGVPVINLSEDVSTVPSLLLSEAAEKLEIVPLEMTDESVLSDITEMQVTDHNIWIDHGREFYIYRFSRTGKFLNKIGSIGQGPGEYTTYSTFLVDEDKKEVYIIANTNGVLAYDFEGNFKRKIIDIQMILQLFSSPYDQYILNNQKFFATQNFGLYRPIDKDSLWSFVSLGDDFQKKKYFKNPAHVGREEQIIANRANMDRMVNYWREYLTSMDTYNAQLTLKYPDTDTIYCYDDATNQLSPQYAIFTDEEKGDYEATHLWFKDRKAFDYFSIFSYYPTKDFIYLVGSKGEEVYTYCYNKKDGSVRLQKRQSTITERDVPWFSFPLRQMKRDFVLDNDLGGGDFTVDSRSSGKYWIDILEPGGDENWIDIDQIKSSTVIDESKKKELIRVLESATEDSNPILMIATLK; encoded by the coding sequence ATGAAACACATGTCCTTATTGCTAATCGGCGTATTTGTATTATTGGGGTGCAGTTCCAATAAGAAGCAAGAGCCTATATCCAAGTCAGGAGTACCTGTCATTAATCTTTCTGAGGATGTATCGACTGTACCTTCACTTCTTTTGAGTGAGGCGGCGGAGAAATTGGAAATTGTTCCTTTGGAAATGACAGATGAATCTGTATTGAGTGATATTACGGAAATGCAAGTAACTGATCATAATATATGGATAGATCATGGACGCGAATTCTATATTTATCGTTTTTCCCGTACGGGAAAATTTCTTAATAAAATAGGTAGCATCGGCCAGGGTCCGGGTGAATATACCACTTATTCAACTTTTCTTGTCGATGAAGATAAAAAAGAGGTGTATATTATAGCCAATACTAACGGTGTTTTAGCATACGATTTTGAAGGAAACTTTAAAAGAAAAATTATTGACATTCAAATGATTTTGCAGTTGTTTTCATCTCCGTATGATCAATATATCTTGAATAATCAAAAATTCTTTGCTACTCAAAATTTCGGATTGTATAGGCCGATAGATAAAGATTCATTGTGGTCATTCGTTTCTTTGGGCGACGACTTTCAAAAAAAGAAATATTTTAAAAATCCGGCGCATGTAGGTAGAGAAGAACAGATTATAGCCAACCGTGCCAATATGGACCGAATGGTTAATTATTGGAGGGAATATCTAACCAGTATGGATACTTATAATGCCCAATTGACCCTTAAATATCCGGATACCGATACTATTTATTGTTATGATGATGCGACAAACCAACTTTCGCCTCAATATGCAATCTTTACAGATGAAGAAAAAGGGGATTATGAAGCTACTCATTTATGGTTTAAAGACAGAAAGGCTTTCGATTATTTTTCCATTTTTTCTTATTATCCGACTAAAGATTTCATTTATTTGGTAGGTAGTAAAGGCGAGGAGGTATATACCTATTGCTATAATAAAAAAGATGGAAGTGTTAGATTGCAGAAACGACAAAGCACAATAACCGAGCGTGATGTGCCCTGGTTCAGCTTTCCTTTGCGCCAAATGAAACGTGATTTTGTGTTAGATAATGATTTAGGTGGAGGTGATTTTACTGTTGACAGCCGTTCTTCCGGTAAATACTGGATAGATATATTAGAACCTGGCGGTGATGAAAACTGGATTGATATAGACCAAATAAAATCATCTACTGTAATAGATGAATCCAAGAAAAAGGAGCTAATCCGAGTTTTGGAAAGTGCGACTGAGGATAGCAATCCGATTTTGATGATTGCAACTTTAAAATAA
- a CDS encoding LytTR family DNA-binding domain-containing protein, with protein sequence MDKIEFREDKITFSYKKSYGECLYQDLIAVEYSKPYCILQIGGRNSILFLISLRVILEKLPADFLLINRGIIVNKERIVDCVLQDGAYHIKMDNNKIYRISTRKLATVKKYFMVQNDTI encoded by the coding sequence ATGGATAAAATAGAGTTTAGAGAAGATAAGATAACGTTTTCATATAAGAAATCTTATGGAGAATGTTTGTATCAGGATTTAATTGCTGTGGAATATAGCAAGCCTTACTGTATATTACAAATAGGAGGTAGGAACAGTATTCTGTTTTTAATAAGCCTACGTGTGATTCTGGAAAAATTGCCTGCCGATTTTCTGCTGATAAATAGAGGAATTATAGTAAATAAAGAGCGTATTGTAGATTGTGTACTTCAGGACGGGGCATATCATATAAAGATGGATAATAATAAAATTTATAGGATTAGCACTCGTAAGCTGGCTACAGTTAAGAAATATTTTATGGTACAAAATGATACTATTTAG
- a CDS encoding 6-bladed beta-propeller gives MKSILLLIITLLGCSSNMKQEPISKSGIPVINLSEDVSTVPSLLLSESAEKLEIVPLEMTDQSMLGEIRRIQVTEHDIWIHDFNKFYIYRFSRTGKFLNRIGSIGQAPGEYVNFSTFLVDEYKKEVYIISNNNGILVYNFKGEFKKKIVDQQTINNLFSSVYSQYILYNGNFFAAQNIALYKLIDKDSLWSFAFLDTAFQEKKLFKNPAHMGREEQIIANCVDKGRMINLWMEYQTSIDTYNNQLTLKYPDTDTIYCYDDATNDLLSQYVICTREEKGDYEVTHLWFKDRKAFDYFSIKSYYPTKAFIYLVGSKGEEVYTYCYNKKDGSVRLQKRQSAITERDVPWFSFPLRQMKRDFVLDNDLGGGDFTVDSRSSGKYWVDILEPGGDENWIDIDQIKSSTVIDESKKKELIRVLESATEDSNPILMIATLK, from the coding sequence ATGAAGTCTATATTATTACTAATAATTACGCTATTGGGATGCAGTTCCAATATGAAGCAAGAGCCTATATCCAAGTCAGGAATACCTGTCATTAATCTTTCTGAGGATGTATCGACTGTACCTTCACTTTTGCTGAGTGAATCTGCTGAAAAACTAGAAATTGTTCCTTTGGAAATGACAGATCAATCTATGTTAGGTGAAATAAGACGAATACAAGTGACAGAACATGATATATGGATTCATGATTTTAATAAATTTTATATTTATCGTTTTTCCCGAACGGGGAAATTTTTGAATAGAATTGGCAGTATAGGGCAAGCTCCAGGAGAATATGTCAATTTTTCAACCTTTCTCGTTGATGAATATAAAAAGGAGGTCTATATTATTTCTAATAACAATGGTATTTTGGTATATAATTTCAAGGGAGAGTTTAAAAAGAAAATAGTTGATCAGCAGACAATCAATAATCTATTCTCATCTGTATATAGTCAATATATCTTATATAATGGAAATTTCTTTGCTGCTCAGAATATAGCTTTATATAAATTAATAGATAAAGATTCATTGTGGTCTTTTGCTTTTTTGGACACGGCTTTTCAAGAAAAAAAATTATTTAAGAATCCAGCACATATGGGTAGAGAAGAGCAAATTATAGCTAACTGTGTCGATAAAGGTAGAATGATTAATCTTTGGATGGAATATCAAACCAGTATAGACACTTACAATAATCAACTGACCCTTAAATATCCAGATACTGATACAATTTATTGCTATGACGATGCGACGAATGACCTCTTGTCTCAATATGTAATTTGTACAAGAGAAGAGAAAGGAGACTATGAGGTTACTCACTTATGGTTTAAAGATAGAAAGGCTTTCGATTATTTTTCGATCAAGTCCTACTATCCGACTAAAGCTTTCATTTATTTGGTGGGTAGTAAAGGCGAGGAGGTATATACCTATTGCTATAATAAAAAAGATGGAAGTGTTAGACTGCAGAAGCGACAAAGTGCAATAACCGAGCGTGATGTCCCCTGGTTTAGCTTTCCTTTGCGTCAAATGAAACGTGATTTTGTGTTAGATAATGATTTAGGTGGAGGTGATTTTACTGTTGACAGCCGTTCTTCCGGTAAATACTGGGTAGATATATTAGAACCCGGCGGTGATGAGAACTGGATTGATATCGACCAAATAAAATCATCTACCGTAATAGATGAGTCCAAGAAAAAGGAGCTAATCCGAGTTTTGGAAAGTGCGACTGAGGATAGCAATCCGATTTTGATGATTGCAACTTTAAAATAG
- a CDS encoding tetratricopeptide repeat protein, giving the protein MKKKISRLICAVACCVPVALQAQTSEKITSPVNLYKEGKELFLQKNYAAAMPPLRTFVRQKADVNLKEEAEYMLVCSAYELKDRNAIAQLRNYLDTYPDTPHANRIYALIASAYFYQGNYDEALALFNSSRLDLLGNEERDDMTYQLATCYLKVGNVKEAAIWFETLKASSPKYANDCSYYISYIRYTQKRYDEALKGFLPLQDDAKYKALVPYYIAEIYAVKKNYDKAQIVAQNYLSAYPQNEHAAEMYRILGDAYYHFGDYHKAVASFRNYLEKENTPRRDALYMLGLSYFQTGVFSKAAETLGEVTTESDALTQNAYLHMGLAYLHLAEKNKARMAFEQAAASNANLKIKEQAAYNYALCIHETSYSAFGESVTVFEKFLNEFPNSEYAEMVSSYLVEVYMNTRSYEAALKSIDRIAHPGKRILEAKQRILFQLGTQAFANTQFEQAIGYFDRSLGLGQYNRQTKADALYWRGEAYYRLNRMEEAKRNFTDYLQLTQQTHNEMYALAHYNLGYIAFHQKDYTQAQNWFRKYISLEKGENKTALADAYNRIGDCYLDVRNFDEAKHYYSQAEAMNTPSGDYSFYQLALVSGLQKDYSGKITLLNRLAGKYPASPYAISALYEKGRSYVLMDNNQQAIASFKELLAKYPESPVSRKAAAEIGLLYYQNEDYDQAINAYKQVVQKYPGSDEARLAMRDLKSIYVDMNRIDEFAALASAMPGNIRFDASEQDSLTYMAAEKIYIRGRVEQAKESFGKYLQTFPDGAFGLNAHYYLCLIGKEQKNYDMILEHSGKLLEYPDNPFSEEALIMRAEVQFNKVQFADALASYKMLKEKATTAERRLLAETGMLRAAYLLKDDTETIHAATALLSEAKLSPELKNEALYYRAKAYLNQKADKAAMGDLKELAKDTRNLYGAEAKFLVAQELYNSQNYAAAEKELLNFIDQSTPHAYWLARGFILLSDVYVAMDKKLDARQYLLSLQQNYHADDDIESMIESRLNNLNK; this is encoded by the coding sequence ATGAAAAAAAAGATATCACGATTGATATGTGCCGTGGCATGTTGTGTGCCTGTCGCCTTGCAGGCACAAACCAGCGAGAAAATAACGTCTCCCGTAAATCTGTATAAAGAAGGGAAAGAGCTGTTCCTGCAAAAGAACTATGCAGCCGCAATGCCTCCCCTGCGCACATTTGTCCGCCAGAAAGCGGACGTGAACCTGAAAGAAGAGGCTGAATACATGTTGGTATGTTCGGCGTATGAATTGAAAGACCGTAATGCCATCGCGCAACTACGCAACTATCTGGACACCTATCCGGATACTCCTCACGCAAACCGTATTTATGCACTGATTGCCTCTGCTTATTTTTATCAGGGCAACTATGATGAAGCTCTCGCCTTGTTCAACTCTTCCCGCCTTGATTTGCTGGGCAACGAGGAACGGGATGACATGACCTATCAATTGGCTACCTGCTACCTGAAAGTCGGCAATGTCAAAGAGGCCGCCATCTGGTTCGAAACCCTGAAAGCAAGCAGTCCCAAATATGCGAATGACTGTTCTTACTATATCTCATACATACGTTATACGCAAAAACGGTATGACGAAGCACTGAAAGGCTTTCTCCCCCTGCAGGATGACGCAAAATACAAGGCATTGGTGCCCTATTATATCGCTGAGATTTACGCCGTCAAAAAGAATTATGACAAGGCACAGATCGTAGCACAAAATTATCTGTCTGCCTATCCGCAAAACGAACACGCCGCGGAAATGTATCGGATTCTGGGAGATGCCTATTATCATTTTGGAGATTATCACAAGGCGGTCGCCTCTTTCCGGAATTATCTGGAAAAGGAAAATACTCCACGAAGAGACGCACTTTATATGCTGGGACTGTCTTACTTTCAGACCGGCGTATTTTCCAAAGCTGCCGAAACACTCGGAGAGGTCACTACCGAGAGCGATGCACTCACTCAAAACGCATACCTGCACATGGGACTCGCCTATCTGCATCTGGCTGAAAAAAACAAAGCCCGCATGGCATTCGAGCAGGCTGCCGCCTCGAACGCAAACCTGAAAATTAAAGAACAGGCCGCCTACAACTATGCATTGTGCATCCACGAAACATCTTATTCGGCTTTCGGCGAGTCGGTAACTGTTTTTGAAAAATTCCTCAATGAATTCCCGAACTCAGAATATGCGGAGATGGTAAGTAGCTATCTGGTAGAAGTGTATATGAACACACGGAGCTATGAGGCGGCCCTGAAGTCAATCGACCGCATCGCACATCCCGGTAAACGCATTCTGGAAGCAAAGCAACGTATCTTATTCCAACTGGGCACACAAGCATTCGCCAATACACAATTCGAACAAGCCATCGGTTATTTCGACCGCTCGCTCGGACTCGGACAATACAACCGCCAGACCAAAGCCGACGCCCTCTACTGGAGAGGCGAAGCTTATTACCGCTTGAACCGTATGGAGGAAGCTAAACGGAACTTCACCGATTATCTGCAATTGACCCAGCAGACCCATAACGAGATGTATGCCCTGGCACATTATAACTTAGGCTATATCGCATTTCACCAGAAAGACTATACACAGGCACAAAACTGGTTCCGGAAATATATCAGCCTGGAAAAAGGGGAAAACAAAACGGCACTGGCCGATGCTTATAACCGCATCGGAGACTGTTATCTGGATGTGCGCAACTTTGACGAAGCCAAACATTATTACTCACAGGCAGAAGCGATGAATACTCCTTCGGGAGACTATTCATTCTATCAACTCGCACTTGTATCGGGCCTGCAAAAAGATTATTCAGGCAAAATCACTTTGTTGAATCGCCTGGCAGGTAAATATCCCGCTTCCCCCTATGCCATCAGCGCCCTGTACGAAAAAGGCCGTTCTTATGTATTGATGGACAACAATCAACAGGCCATCGCTTCGTTCAAGGAACTATTGGCTAAATATCCCGAAAGTCCTGTCAGCCGCAAAGCAGCGGCAGAGATCGGATTGCTCTATTACCAAAACGAGGACTACGACCAGGCTATTAACGCTTACAAGCAAGTCGTCCAAAAATATCCGGGAAGCGACGAAGCGCGTCTGGCCATGCGTGACCTGAAGTCGATCTATGTGGATATGAACCGTATCGATGAATTTGCGGCGCTGGCTTCGGCTATGCCGGGCAACATCCGCTTCGATGCGAGCGAGCAGGACTCACTGACTTATATGGCAGCTGAGAAGATTTACATCCGGGGACGAGTGGAGCAGGCCAAAGAGAGCTTCGGAAAGTACCTGCAAACTTTCCCGGATGGAGCATTCGGACTGAACGCACACTATTATCTCTGCCTGATAGGCAAAGAACAAAAGAACTACGACATGATTCTGGAACATTCGGGCAAGTTGCTTGAGTATCCGGACAATCCTTTCTCGGAAGAGGCATTGATTATGCGTGCGGAAGTACAATTCAATAAAGTACAGTTTGCCGATGCACTGGCAAGCTACAAAATGCTGAAAGAAAAAGCAACTACCGCCGAACGCAGACTGCTGGCCGAAACCGGTATGCTCCGTGCGGCTTATCTGCTAAAAGACGATACGGAAACCATTCATGCGGCAACTGCCTTATTATCGGAAGCCAAACTAAGCCCGGAACTTAAGAACGAAGCCCTGTATTACCGTGCCAAAGCTTATCTGAATCAGAAAGCAGACAAAGCCGCCATGGGCGACTTGAAAGAACTGGCCAAGGATACACGTAACCTATACGGTGCAGAAGCAAAATTCCTGGTAGCCCAGGAA
- a CDS encoding 6-bladed beta-propeller: MKSLHSLLFCGVLLLHASCSGIKTSDEKSLDDCPLVATWKQAGTDSIVVLDVGLIKDTMQIRLSQLVDDLEIIKLETRDTALVKSGYMAVSDRYMLLGSYLMPCKLFDKNGTFLRQIGGLGQGPGEYTNIYDAQIDEVNNRIYMLPWTSNQLLVFDLDGNILPPIPLPARVPKGVFRVDTKKNLLTMGILPFQDLENKFVLWQQDLKGNVLQSISSTPYYTYDDYSNEVSSNRNAGSFDFFIFNWSAVQDSLYHYDAKENRLVPVFTANFGTQDIPKHTYTEFPGHYWVNIITEVVNGQGMPPMNVLIDKHSLKGTYCTLVIDELGGIPVEYPYDCFQDGRFLMNLDPGDLIDELEKVLARPERFSKEESDRLTKLKNSISVDDNNYILVGKFKSKGESLILSANPVQKITEQEQQPAKEEPVKTAVQSEVASEADTVWSVSPYSAILPDAIDYFRTHNKYKDWDPKKGKRVLVRGIAEKDGTITGVGISYGWDLDPQSGAMKNKSEGTCGLKELDEEALRLIRQAKLLPGMTDKKIPVRSKFVIVVDFPPK; encoded by the coding sequence ATGAAATCACTTCATTCTCTTTTATTTTGCGGAGTACTTCTTTTGCATGCTTCTTGTTCGGGAATAAAAACATCAGATGAGAAATCTTTGGATGATTGTCCTTTGGTAGCGACCTGGAAACAGGCCGGTACTGACAGTATAGTGGTATTGGACGTCGGGTTGATAAAAGATACCATGCAGATACGGCTCAGCCAGTTGGTAGACGACCTGGAGATTATCAAGCTTGAAACCCGGGATACGGCATTAGTCAAGTCCGGATATATGGCGGTCTCTGACCGGTACATGCTTTTGGGAAGTTATTTAATGCCTTGTAAGCTATTTGATAAGAATGGGACTTTCCTGCGTCAAATTGGCGGGCTTGGGCAAGGTCCCGGTGAGTATACCAATATTTATGATGCTCAGATCGATGAAGTGAATAATCGGATTTATATGCTTCCGTGGACTTCAAATCAACTATTGGTTTTTGACTTGGATGGAAATATACTTCCTCCGATACCTTTGCCGGCCCGAGTTCCTAAAGGAGTGTTCCGGGTAGATACGAAAAAGAATCTATTGACTATGGGCATCTTGCCTTTCCAGGATTTAGAAAATAAATTTGTGCTTTGGCAACAAGATCTCAAAGGAAATGTATTGCAATCCATCAGTTCGACTCCTTATTATACTTATGATGATTACAGCAATGAAGTGAGCAGTAACCGGAATGCCGGTTCTTTTGACTTCTTCATCTTTAATTGGTCTGCCGTACAAGATTCCTTGTATCACTATGATGCGAAAGAGAATCGTTTGGTTCCTGTTTTTACCGCCAATTTCGGGACTCAGGATATTCCCAAGCATACGTATACGGAGTTTCCCGGACATTATTGGGTCAACATCATAACAGAGGTTGTTAATGGGCAGGGTATGCCTCCAATGAATGTTTTGATAGATAAGCATAGCCTGAAAGGGACCTATTGTACATTGGTGATTGATGAACTTGGGGGCATTCCGGTCGAGTATCCGTACGACTGTTTTCAGGACGGACGTTTTCTGATGAATCTCGATCCGGGAGATTTGATTGATGAATTGGAAAAAGTCCTTGCTAGACCCGAACGTTTTTCTAAAGAAGAATCAGATCGACTTACAAAATTAAAGAATTCGATTTCCGTTGACGATAATAACTATATTCTGGTCGGTAAGTTTAAGTCAAAAGGAGAAAGTCTGATACTTTCTGCTAATCCGGTTCAGAAAATAACGGAGCAGGAACAACAACCGGCAAAAGAGGAACCGGTAAAGACTGCCGTTCAGTCCGAAGTAGCATCGGAGGCGGATACAGTGTGGAGTGTATCTCCATATTCAGCTATACTTCCTGATGCCATTGATTATTTCCGTACTCATAATAAATATAAAGATTGGGATCCGAAAAAGGGCAAGCGCGTCCTTGTGCGTGGCATAGCAGAAAAAGACGGAACAATTACAGGTGTAGGCATCAGTTATGGATGGGATCTCGATCCTCAGAGCGGGGCTATGAAGAATAAGAGCGAGGGAACTTGTGGGCTGAAAGAGTTGGATGAAGAAGCCTTAAGGCTGATCCGGCAGGCTAAACTTTTACCCGGAATGACAGATAAAAAAATACCAGTCAGAAGTAAATTCGTTATTGTAGTCGATTTCCCTCCTAAATGA
- a CDS encoding DUF4934 domain-containing protein, protein MKVLYVIFICVLYSCMQNVEPDNKINVGAAMNALGKITAQTISSNVRYVALETNDSSLVGEMPDMRVLEHAILVSSVNQCLKLFDRSTGKFIRDIGHVGTDPQGYAKDAWGKVNYWVDYDQNIIYVLGWGNDLILYDLAGNYKDRICIDDNVRYNLQQSYLYVTYGKLWGHNKLDISKSPLFCIDENSNHITDIVGLPIDLLPMDDLQSISELLGDYASYGGDLTMASFANGGKFYTAINSPSLWRFENDIRLKQTFNDTIYTLSDSKIKPYLIFELGDWAWQYQDRLEEGGCEKKIMIDYALENERCIYFHFHTGFYTKNRQAFCGLYYKADHRVVLMCGDRLLDTVNRQSLRVRGVSSDGCFIALLQPDELCDEVKKKTGSKEEDNPIVVILE, encoded by the coding sequence ATGAAAGTTTTGTATGTAATTTTTATATGTGTTTTGTATTCATGTATGCAAAATGTTGAGCCGGATAATAAGATAAATGTGGGTGCAGCAATGAATGCTTTAGGAAAGATAACGGCACAGACAATATCTTCTAATGTGAGATATGTAGCATTGGAAACAAATGATAGTAGCCTTGTGGGAGAAATGCCGGATATGCGGGTGTTAGAGCATGCCATACTTGTATCTTCCGTAAATCAATGCCTGAAACTTTTTGATCGATCTACCGGTAAATTTATTCGGGATATAGGTCATGTCGGAACAGACCCGCAGGGATATGCTAAAGATGCTTGGGGAAAAGTGAACTATTGGGTTGATTATGACCAAAACATAATATATGTTTTAGGTTGGGGTAATGATTTAATATTGTATGATTTAGCTGGTAATTATAAAGATAGAATTTGTATAGATGATAATGTACGCTATAATTTGCAGCAAAGCTATCTATATGTTACTTATGGTAAACTATGGGGACATAATAAACTTGATATTTCCAAGTCACCCTTGTTTTGTATAGACGAAAACTCTAATCACATTACAGATATAGTAGGTTTACCGATAGATTTACTTCCTATGGATGATTTACAATCTATATCGGAACTTTTAGGGGATTATGCATCTTATGGCGGTGATTTGACAATGGCTTCATTTGCCAATGGTGGAAAGTTTTACACAGCCATTAATAGTCCTTCCTTATGGCGGTTTGAGAATGATATTAGATTAAAACAAACATTCAACGATACGATCTATACGCTGTCGGATAGTAAAATTAAACCTTATTTAATTTTCGAGCTAGGGGATTGGGCTTGGCAATATCAAGATCGGTTGGAAGAAGGTGGATGTGAAAAGAAAATCATGATTGATTATGCTTTGGAAAATGAGAGATGTATTTATTTTCATTTTCATACAGGGTTCTATACTAAAAATAGGCAGGCTTTTTGTGGACTATATTATAAAGCTGATCATAGAGTTGTGTTGATGTGCGGAGATAGACTGTTGGATACAGTTAATAGACAATCTCTCAGAGTTAGGGGAGTAAGTTCTGATGGCTGTTTTATAGCTCTGCTGCAACCTGATGAGTTGTGTGATGAAGTGAAAAAGAAAACGGGTAGTAAAGAAGAAGACAATCCTATAGTGGTAATATTGGAGTAA
- a CDS encoding NUDIX domain-containing protein, translating into MEHPLNQFKYCPKCGSAAFEIHNEKSKQCTDCGFVYYFNPSSATVALILNEKDELLVCRRAKEPAKGTLDLPGGFIDMNETGEEGVSREVEEETGLKVKKATYLFSLPNIYIYSGFPVHTLDMFFLCQVEDTSHFEAMDDVADSFFVPLCQINPEEFGLGSIKKGLKRFLKER; encoded by the coding sequence ATGGAACATCCACTTAATCAATTTAAATACTGTCCGAAATGCGGTTCTGCCGCTTTTGAGATTCACAACGAGAAGTCTAAACAATGTACCGATTGCGGGTTCGTTTATTATTTCAACCCGTCATCGGCTACAGTGGCACTGATCTTAAACGAAAAAGACGAGTTACTGGTATGCCGCCGTGCCAAAGAGCCGGCGAAAGGGACGCTGGACCTTCCGGGTGGCTTCATCGACATGAACGAAACGGGTGAAGAAGGAGTAAGCCGGGAAGTAGAAGAGGAGACCGGACTAAAAGTGAAAAAGGCAACCTACCTGTTTTCCCTTCCGAACATTTATATCTATTCCGGGTTTCCTGTACATACGCTCGACATGTTTTTCCTTTGCCAAGTGGAAGATACAAGTCACTTTGAAGCAATGGATGATGTGGCGGACTCGTTTTTCGTCCCATTGTGCCAAATTAATCCCGAAGAGTTCGGGTTGGGCTCTATCAAAAAAGGGTTAAAAAGATTCCTGAAAGAGAGGTAA
- a CDS encoding DUF4221 family protein: MKQNTFFVNVWTLMLILGLIACGEKKTQVKTELQRIEAFAFDVNDDYLQSYAGTFCYSTSARIDGKECLIVYNGKLHSIDILNLADRRPLKQIALAKDGPDQILAPKGIGYYKDSFIILNTGGLYRVGQDGKVVSKKLLNDFPQIKEEGYGIAVPDLTVYFSVYSFFGFDAANGRVALPLYFYEKDTTGEYPKKVLIVSCDDWNIRDEVEIHCPDVIRKEGDMQLLGCVNVLPYGDRLIYNFPASSKVYVYDLSAKKSKEYDFPSTFTDPFFHLPDINGSEPGFGCLKTGYYFPLCYDAYHNVFWRIQQGPLDGHGVGGKPFSVMCISPDFLNSAEYVIPAGASIYPDLAFTDSLILLPYTGGDKIGENNMCFYGLQYRE; encoded by the coding sequence ATGAAACAGAACACCTTTTTTGTTAATGTATGGACCTTGATGCTGATTCTGGGTCTTATTGCTTGTGGAGAGAAAAAAACGCAGGTGAAAACAGAACTTCAGAGAATAGAAGCTTTTGCATTTGATGTTAATGATGATTATTTACAAAGCTATGCCGGTACTTTTTGCTATTCTACTTCAGCCCGGATCGATGGTAAAGAGTGTCTGATTGTTTATAATGGAAAACTTCATTCCATTGACATCCTGAATCTGGCTGATCGCCGGCCATTAAAGCAAATAGCTCTGGCTAAGGATGGTCCGGATCAGATACTTGCTCCCAAAGGGATCGGCTATTATAAAGATTCGTTTATCATACTGAATACCGGTGGTTTGTATCGGGTTGGTCAGGATGGAAAAGTGGTGTCTAAGAAACTTCTCAATGATTTTCCGCAGATTAAGGAAGAAGGGTATGGAATAGCCGTTCCCGATCTTACTGTTTACTTTAGCGTGTATAGCTTCTTCGGATTTGATGCTGCGAATGGAAGAGTGGCTTTACCCCTCTACTTTTATGAGAAAGATACTACGGGAGAATATCCGAAGAAAGTGCTGATTGTTTCGTGTGACGATTGGAATATACGGGATGAAGTGGAGATACATTGTCCTGATGTGATAAGGAAAGAGGGAGATATGCAATTACTGGGTTGTGTCAACGTGCTTCCCTACGGTGACCGGTTGATTTATAATTTCCCTGCGTCTTCCAAAGTTTATGTTTACGATCTGTCTGCAAAAAAGAGTAAAGAATATGATTTTCCTTCTACCTTTACAGATCCTTTTTTCCATTTACCGGATATAAATGGGTCGGAGCCCGGTTTCGGATGCCTCAAAACCGGTTATTATTTCCCATTGTGTTACGATGCCTATCATAATGTGTTCTGGCGTATTCAACAGGGGCCTTTAGATGGTCATGGAGTGGGAGGAAAGCCCTTTTCCGTCATGTGTATATCACCTGATTTTTTGAATAGTGCAGAGTATGTGATTCCTGCCGGTGCATCTATCTATCCCGATTTGGCTTTTACAGATTCTTTGATCTTGTTGCCGTATACGGGAGGTGATAAAATCGGTGAAAACAATATGTGCTTTTATGGACTGCAATATAGAGAATAG